TCGCAGGTTTACCACCGGTGCCTGCTGTATCGCCTTTCAGACCAGGATCTGTTTCAGTGATCTCCAGCTCAACGAAGTTAGGCGGCGTCACAGCAATTGGACTGCCGTTCCACAATGTGATGGTACACACATCGTTTTCAACCAACCACTTCACGCTATCGCCCAGCGCTTTTTCATCTGCCGCGATTTGCTCGAAGGTTTCGTTGTTCATAAAGTGCCAGAACTCACCATCTGTGTACAGATAAGCCAGATCGGTGTCCATGACGTCTGCACCTTCAACCGATTCACCAGACTTAAAAGTTTTCTCTAAAACTTTACCTGAGATCAGCTTACGGATCTTAACGCGGTTAAACGCCTGGCCCTTACCGGGCTTGACCACTTCATTTTCCAGGATGGAGCAAGGCTCTCCATCGATCATAATTTTTAGGCCGCCCTTGAATTCGTTGGTGCTATAATTCGCCATCGTATCCTCTAATCTTTGTATTTCGAGTAATAAACCCGCTAATGATACAAATAAATGAAGTAAATTTGCATACTAACTGGCAAAAAGAATTGGCGAATGTGGTCACCAGTGCAGATGAGCTGCTCAAACTGGTGGGCCTGGAGGGCCACTTCAGTGAACAAGATCTGGCCGCTAAGCGATTGTTTCCGCTCAGAGTTCCACGTCCCTTTATCGCAAAAATGCGTTATGGAGATGCCCGGGATCCCTTGCTGCTTCAGGTGCTGCCTCAGCATCAGGAATTCTTAGCCAAAGCCGGTTTTCACAAAGATCCCCTCGACGAACAGCAGGCAGCGCTGCCCGGATTGCTGCACAAGTACCGCTCCCGCGTACTGCTGATGCTAAAAACCGGCTGCGCTGTGAACTGCCGTTATTGTTTTCGTCGTCACTTTCCTTATCAGGATAACCAGCTCAATAAACGCTCTTTACAGGCCGTATTCGACTATCTGAACACCCACCCTGAGATCAATGAAGTGATTTTAAGTGGCGGCGATCCTCTGATGGCCAAAGATGATATGCTGGCCTGGCTGCTTGAACACCTCGATGAAATCCCTCACCTGACACGCCTGAGAATTCACACCCGCTTACCTGTGGTGATCCCGGCCCGGGTCACGGACAACTTATGCGAAGCGCTCAGCAGTAGCCGGCTAAAACCGGTTCTGGTAAATCACATTAATCATGCCAATGAAATCGATATACACTTTACTGCGGCGATGCAAAAGCTAAAACGTGCGGGCGTGATGCTGTTAAATCAGGCGGTATTGCTCAAAGGAATTAATGATAGCCTGGCGGCTCAACAGGCGCTGAGTGAAGCCTTGTTTGACGCTGATATACTGCCGTATTACCTGCACTTGCTAGATAAAGTGGAAGGAGCGAGTCATTTTGACGTTGCAGAACAAGAGGCAATTGCGCTGATGCATGGGCTACTGGATGCCTTGCCCGGCTTTTTGGTGCCTAAGCTGGTCAGAGAAATCGGCGGCCAACCTAGTAAGACGCCGATTGATTTGGGACTGAGCCTGGCCTGATACTACACACAAGCCAAGACTTGCGAATTCAGGTTAGGCACAGCATATCAATGCCTACACGTAGACATTGATATTATTGCCCATAGTGGCCGTGGTTGACTTTGCTGGAGCTGAATTTCCAGCAGACTCAATTAAGGCCAGGGCGGCTTGTCCATCTGCTTTTTGCTGTTTTTTGGCTAGCTGCGCGCTCATTACTTCGCCGCTTTGCCCTGTCCCAGACATAGCAGGTAGGTTACTTCCGGATATATTCATAAGCTTATACCTGACAAGATTGATGGATCCAAGTACAATATCGGCCGGTTCCCGTAAGTCTTTAGGAAAAATATGCAAGCCGTTATCGAAAAGCTGAACGAAAATCTAAAACTTGTTTACCGTCAAGCACTTGATGCCGATAAAAAATTAGACGAGCTGCAGCAACAAGGTCACGGAAAATTCCAGGCACTATTTGCCCAAGACGCCGGTTTTGATTTTGCAGCCAAACGCTTCAAGCCTTATGTGCTGGATGTCGCCGCTGATGTCGAAGCACTCAGCCAGTCAGAGCAATTAGACGAAGCGAAACTTAAAAAAGCGGTTTTTAAGCTGCAGCAGCTCATCCAGTTACTCGCCACATTTAAGTAGGGCGCAACAAAACCACTGGCCGGGTGAGCCAACCCGGCGATGGTGCAATTACCCTTTCACTTTATCAGCGATTTCTTCTTTATACCAAGTACTCAACAGCCGTTTATCATAATAAAACTCACTGTCTCGCCCGGTTCTCACCCGGTCCATAAACGACAGATCTTTGAGCACCTTCTCCTGCGCCTGCGCCACAACCGCACCACTGTTGTCGGTGAGCGTGTAACTGATTTTCAGACGCGGAAAGAAAATAGGCTTAACGATCCGGATGTCGTGCATGTTAAAGCGTACATCACCAGCCAGGTCTATATCATCAAAGGTAATATTAAGCTGATAACCCTCGGGTGCCTCTGTCATCAACTTATTCAGGTGCTTTTCAAGCTGCGCGGCCACCCGTTTGTGGTAACCCGCTTTACTTTCATTGGCCGGCACCACATCGCGATAATCATTAAAATCGCGCCAGGTAACATTGGCTTCACCGGCCTGTGCAGCCAATGGACTCAGGCAAAGCAACGCTATTGCATGTAAAAGTTTCATGGTGTTCTCCTCACGATTGCCAACCCATCTGTGGTCAATATTAGCTATCAACCCATAAATACTGTGCATTTTTTGCTAAACACGCAATGAAAGGTAACATTTAACGACAATTTGATACCAATCCACTGACTTCGGTGGATTGGTATCAGTCATGTGTTACGACTTCACCGAAATGCGATACAGCAACGCATATAAGACGGGCACAACGCCTAATGTCAGTATAGTTGAAAACAACAGGCCACCCATAATCGCCAAAGCCATGGGTTCCCACATTTCTCCCCCACCCAGATAGAGCGGCACCAGTCCCAGCACTGTGGTTGCGGTCGTAAGCAGAATAGGCCGCATGCGCTGCTGAGCGGCCTGAATAATGGCCAGTACAGCATCGTCGCCCTGCTCCAGTTCGTATTTAATCCGCTCCAGTAACACAATGGCGTTGTTAATCACGATACCCGCCAGTGAGATGATCCCCAGTAAGGTCATAAAGCCAAAAAATGACTGCCCGACCAGCAAACCGGCAACCACACCGATAAAGCCCAGTGGCACCGTGGTCAGGACAATGGCCGATTTGCGCAGTGAATTAAACTGACCAACCAGCAGGATCACAATAATGAAGATGGCAATGGGCATTTTCTCGGCGATAGACTGATTGGCTTTGCCAGAAGACTCAGCCTCGCCGCCAAGCTCATAACTGTAGCCAAAGGGCCAGGTTTTTTGTTGCTCCTCAAGCCAGGGCTTAAGCTTAGAAAAGCCTTCATCGGCGGTGATACCATCCAACTGAGCGCCCACCGTCACGGATTTGAGACGGTCTCGCCTGAGGATCTGCGCGTTTTCCCACACCACTTCAATATCCGCCACCTGCTTCAGTGGCACCGATTTACCCGAAGCCTGTGAATACACCACCATGGCTTCTAGCTTACCAATATCCTGTCTGTCGGCGGCCACCGAGCGCAGGGTAACCGGAATAAGCTCATCACCCTCGCGGTACTGAGTTAATTCCAGCCCGCTCAACCCGGTTTGCAAAGAACTGGCAATGTCTTTGCTTGATACGCCGGCGCGGCGCGCACGGGTCTGGTTAATTTTGATCTGCAGCTTCTTAATTGGTAAGCCCCAGTCATCACTCACCGCTTTCAATCCCGGCGTATTGCGCATTTGGGCTTTGAGTTGATTGACCAGCCCAGTCAGCACATCAATATCGCTGCCAGTTAAACGTACCTCAACGGGGTTGTCTATCGGTGAGCCATTTTCGATTTTTCGTTGCTTAATCAGTAAGTCGGGATGGCGCTGTAGCGCATAGGTCTCAATTTTTGCCATCAGTTCATCGATATGACGATAGGAGGTGGTCGACACTATCATCAAAGCATAGTTTGAACTGGTCGGCTCCGGAGTATGCGTCAGCAAGAATCTGGGTCCTCCATTGCCCACATAAGTGACCCAATTGGTGACGCCTTTGTCACGCGACTCGTTGACCGTTAAATCACGCTGTAAAAAGGCTTCCATATCCTTAACCATGGCCTCGGTGGCACTCAGGCGCGTGCCAACCGGCAGCTCCAGCTCAACCTTAAAGTAATCCCGGTCCGAGGGCGGGAAAAACAGCTTAGGCACCAGCTGTAAGCCCTGTAAAGCCAGGAAAAACATCAACACGCACCCGGCAAGAGTCAGCCAGCGGTGCTTGATAAGCCCCATCAGAATGTTTTTATAAACCAGATACACGCCTGCATCGTAGTTAGCAGCCTCAGATTTTACCCGGGTGAATAGCACACACAGCATAGGGATCATGGTCATTGCCAGTAACCAGGAACACAACAAGGTGATGGTCACAACCTTAAACAAAGAGGCGGTGTATTCCCCGGTGGCGGATTCTGCCAGGAAGATAGGCAGAAATGCCGCACCTGTGGTCAGCGATGACACCAGCAGCGGCACTTTCAGTTCATCCGCGGACTCCACGGCGGCATCAACCGCCGACTTGCCACGCTCCATCTGCACCATAATGCTTTCCGACATCACAATGCCGTTATCCACCAGCATGCCCAGTGCAATGATCAGTGCCGCCAGAGAGATCTGATCTATGCTAATGTCAAAAAACGACATCGCCAGTATGCCAAACACCATACTCATGGGGATCAGGCTGGCCACAATCAAACCGGTTCGCAGCCCTAAGCTAAATAGCATCACGAGGGTCACCACCAGCACCGCCTGAACCAGGTTAGAGACAAAATCATCTACCTTTTGCTCAACCTCTCGGGGCAAAAAGGACAGTAACTCAAAGTCCACACCAATCGGATATACAGACTCCAGATAATGTATGGCATCGATCACCTGTTCACCCAGTAACAGGTTATTGCCCCCCTGGCGCATAGAAATGGCGATCGTCATGCCGCGCTCATCCGCAACTCGCACCTTTACTTTGGCCGGATCCACATAATCACGGTACACCCTGGCAATATCACTGAGCAGGATCACCTGCTCTGAGCCGGCAATATTAATGATGGTGCCGGCAATGTCTTCCACCGATTCAAAATTACCACTTGGCTCCAGCGCCAGTGTTTCATCTTCAATAAAAATGGAGCCACCCGGGTTAACAATATTGCGCGCGGCCAGCTGATCTTTGAGTTGCCCCGGCGAAATGCCCAGAGATGCCAGCTTGGCATTTTCAAACTCAATAAAAACACGCTGTTCCTGCGCACCAAAGATCTCCACTTTGGCCGCTTCTGGCAGCCTGAGTAACTCATCTCTGACCTGCTCGGCCACTTCTTCCATTTCGCGGTAGGTATAGCCCTCGGCAGTCAGCCCGATAACGACGCCAAACACATCGCCAAACTCGTCATTGACTATGGGCTTTTGCGCATCGCTGGGCAGGTCGCTTTCCACGGTTTCAATCTTACGGCGCAGGTTATCCCAGATGGGCCGCATTTCTTTGTAGCTTTCTTTAATATTGACACTGACGATTGAGACTCCGGTTTTCGAGGTGCTTTTCACAAAATCCAGTTCCGGAATTTGTTGTACGACCTTTTCAATTTTGTCCGTGACCAGCTCTTCAACTCGTTGCGGGCTCGCGCCGGGAAAGTAAGTCACAACCTGTGCCGTTCTGATGATAAATCCCGGGTCGTAATCCTTGGGCATCTTGTTAAACGCCACGATGCCGAAAAACAGCAAGGCAAAAATCAAAACCCAGGTGGTGCGATTATTCTCTAATGCAATTCGGGTGATGTTCACTCACGACCTCCCTGGAATTTCACAACCTGCTCTGCAGTCACTTTGCTCATGCCTGCCGTGACCACGTGCGTGCCAGCCGTCACCCCGGAGAGCACCGGGAACCCGAGCGAAGACACCTCTCCTATTTGTACCGGCGTTTTCTCTATTTTACCTTTACCGTCACCAATTGATGTCACCGTCCATACGAAGTGGCCTTTATCATCTTTCAGCACCGCAGACAAAGGCAGGTAAAGACGAGACTGAGCTTCACTGGGCGCACTGGCCATCACTTTGGCGGTCATGCCCGGTAAAATGTTGTAACCCGGAGGAGGCAACATACCCAGCGTCACCTCATAGGTTTTTGTGACTTCGTCGGCCTGGGTGCTTACCTCGACAAATTCGAGTTCAAAGCGCTTGCCTTCAATTGCGGCAAACTCCGCAAACACCTGTTTTGGCGTGTCTTTACTAACGTGGATCATCAAGCTTTCCGGCACATTCACTTTCAGGTTAATGTGCTCTATGTCTTGCAAGGTTGCCACCACTTGTTTAGCCTGCACCTCTTCGAATTGCTCAACATGCGTGCGTGCCACAATCCCCGAAAAAGAAGCCCTCAGCTGCGTATAATCAAGGTTGTTTCTGGCATTGGCTAACTTGGTTTTGGCACTGGCAAACTGCGACTTAAGCAAGTCATAATCCGACTGACTGATGGTGCCGGTGACGATCAGCTGCTTGCCCCGCTCAAAGTCGGCTTCGGCTTTTTCAAACGCCGCTTGGGCTTCTTCCAGTGCCAGCTTGTAATCGGTGTCATCGATTTTTGCAATCACATCCCCTTTGCTAACCTCCTGACCTTGTTTCACATTCAGGTGGGTCAGTTCGCCGGAGACTTTAAACGACAGATCCGCGGTGCTGGCTGCATCGACCACAGCCGGAAACTCCTGCAGCGGTCCAAAATTATTCACGCTGAGTTCAATGGTTCTGACCGGTCTTAATTGGGGGGCTTTCTCGGCTGACGTCTGTGGCTCAGAGCACGCAGACAAAACAGTCGCCATAACGACTAACAGGAAGGAGTGCTTTATTATCATAAGTGATCACCGCTGTATGGTTTTTAATTTACTGGTTATTGTGTCTGCACTGAATACTTCAATTGTACGCAAGAGACTGATCTAACATCTAAAATGACGTATTCACATAAGCAATTTAAAGCTCCTTTAAAAATAGCAGCCTTTTGCGGGTATGTGGCAACAAATGCCAGGAATAGTTCCGCCGATCAGATCTTTATGGTTAATCACAACATAAAAGCAGTGGTACTGCCTTCACCACTGCTGCAAGTTCAAACTTAGAGCGCATTCGCCACACCTGAATGCGCTCAGGTATCGCGGTTAAACCCCTTCCACTATCAGGCGCGTATCAGGCAGACAAGATAAATGCGGGATCGCCATTTGTGGGCACTCCATCCGGGTCAGAGCATTAAGCGCCGCGGCAATGGCGCCTTCCTGCCAGCCGGGTAAAGAAGACAGCTGATCGCCCACAATAAAGAAATTAGGCTGAGTTTCACTGCCATCTGTTGCTTTGACTGCGCTTCCCTGTGCCAGCATATTGAAATGATGCACCGCCTGATCGCCCACCACGTGCCACTGCGCCCAACCGCCTTTAATGTAGGGCATATTTTGCCAGGCGATCGCCAGGCCATGTTCCAGACCGTTGCCAAACGCCTGACCAAATAACTTAGCCCCTTCCCGCGCTTTGTCCAGACGCGCCTGCACTGGCAGCTTGCCCCACTCATAGGCAATTTCAGAGAAATTATAGGCCCCGGTGAGCACACCTTTTTGGTCATGGTAGGCGGTGGAGGGATACCAGATCTGGGTGATGTCGTTGTCCGTCCAGGAAATACCGCCGAAAATGGGCACCACGCCAATTTCAGAATCTGGCACACTCAGAACATCCACATCAGCACTGTCATCATGGACTTCCTGAACTTGGCTACCCTGCCACAAGTAACGGTCTGCCTGCCAGCCTACCTTGGTAGTACAGGCCAGGAACTTCGCCTTATAGCCACCATGATCATCAACAAACTGAGACTGATACACGGCCTGCAATGCTGATTTAAAATCGCTGTTGAGGCCGACCTGGCTGTTCGGGTCCTGCAGCGTCTCTGACAAGATCTCTTTTAAGAAAGGAATGGCCAGATTACAAAAGCAATAATCAGCATACATAACATCCAGGTCCTCGGTGCCCAGTTTCGCAATGGAGATTGCGAACTGCTGGCGCGATGCATCCCAGTCAATGTGTTTTACCGGGCTGTTGAGTAAGATGGTGCCGCCCAGCTCAGCAACATGCTGCGCAAACGCGTGTTGTACCTGATCCATGCCACCAACAGGCTGGAACAAAGTCGCCTGCCAGAGAAAATCTACAGGCTGATAAAAGCGGGTTTTATCCCAAAATTCCGACGCCAGCAGGCTGTCGAAGCTCAGAGGCTCTGCAATTGTCCCTGCATCTACGCCGGGCAGCTCAGTGTAACCTGCCCGCGAGCGACCATTCTCCAGTCCATCTTCACCGGCCGTTACAACGTACTTGCCAACATTGGGACCGCTGGGTACCAGCTCACCGAAGCTGATCATTAACTCTTTAAGTTGCTCGGCGCGACTTTGTACATCCCGATCCGTCACACCACATTCTGTGGTTTTGATCAGCTGCTCTGCATTCTCAAACACCATCTGAGCAAGCCAGCCCCGGGTATTGTGGTCTAAACGACGGTACACCAGCGGTAACCCAGCAAAACCATCTGACATCTGTACCAGGTTGGACTCACTGTTCATCACATACACTTCAACATCCACACTGAACTGCTTCAGGTATGACAGCAGGCGTTTATGACTCGAAGGAATACGGCCCGGGCCCGCATTCAAATACGGTTCGGCATCCCCTTGTGGCCGGTCAAAGCGCACCACCTGAGGCTGACCAGGCTTAGAATCAAATAAATCGCTGTCGACATCTTCAATCAAGGTGTCGCCGGTGCGCAGGCTCAGGCAGCGCCCCCCGGTGCGGTTTTGCGCTTCAAGCACCGTGACTTCCATCCCCGACTGCTGCGCTAACAACTCATAGGCCGCCGTCAGGCCGGACACACCGGCCCCGATGATCACGGCCTTTTTGCCCTGGTATTTGTTCTTGGTCAGAGTGACGGGTCCCGGTGTAACTTTGAGTTGCTGATTAGTTGCATGATCCAGTGCGGCGTGGGCCCGGGCTTTGGGGTGCTGCTGAAAAAAGCGTGCGCGTGATTGGTGTTCTGCCATGAGTTGCTCCTTAAAAACACCGCCTCCATGCCAGCTCATAGCTTGCTATAACACGATAGTCAGAGCCGGCCTGGTGGTTTGGAAAATAATTAATCCCTACTACCTGCAGACTCCAGTAAGGTTGACGACCTGTGTCATAGACTTAATTAAACGATAAGCCCAACTGCGATACGCGGCTTAGTAACTCTAGTCCAGTCTGCCCAGCTTTGCCTGCTGCTCAGGCAAATATCTATACAGGCGGATTGGTAGGGCATCATGCTGGCGCGTTGCGGAAAATTGAGCGGCATTCGCGCAAACTTGGCGCCTGATAAAACGCAGATTTTTGCTATGGTGGTGAGTCTGCTCAGGAAAATCGGAGTGAGCTTGGATAGCAGACAAGCCCGCTTTGCTGTGAGTGGAGCGGTCCTGCCGTTTGTCGGTGTGGTGCTATGTGCTCTGGTAGCAGCTTTTCAAAGGGCCATCAAACCACTGGCTTGAGATATCCGGTTCAGGCGCGCATCAGCTAAGAGCCCTGCGCGTCTGTGTAGCGGTTGATCAATAAACTGGCTACCTGCTGCTTAACCGCGCGCTTGTCGGTGGGGTCAACACCAAAGCGTTGCGCCAGCAGGGCAATTTCTTCGTCTGTCAGATTGAATGACAAACGTTGTCGGGTTTTTTTCGATTTGACTTCTAAATCGAGGATTTTGCGGATCATATCTGACGGCGTTAACTCTTCGTCTATGGCCTGTTTTTTCAGGCTTTTCTGCACTTCTGTGGTTAGGTCAAACGCCATTTGAGTCGCCCGCAGCGCCCGCTCCTGTCGCTGCCATTTCGCCTGTTTATCGGTCACGAGCCGGCTCCGGGAAACAAGTCGACAATATCACTCAGCGGTCGCGTCAGCG
The Pseudoalteromonas viridis DNA segment above includes these coding regions:
- a CDS encoding efflux RND transporter periplasmic adaptor subunit; this translates as MIIKHSFLLVVMATVLSACSEPQTSAEKAPQLRPVRTIELSVNNFGPLQEFPAVVDAASTADLSFKVSGELTHLNVKQGQEVSKGDVIAKIDDTDYKLALEEAQAAFEKAEADFERGKQLIVTGTISQSDYDLLKSQFASAKTKLANARNNLDYTQLRASFSGIVARTHVEQFEEVQAKQVVATLQDIEHINLKVNVPESLMIHVSKDTPKQVFAEFAAIEGKRFELEFVEVSTQADEVTKTYEVTLGMLPPPGYNILPGMTAKVMASAPSEAQSRLYLPLSAVLKDDKGHFVWTVTSIGDGKGKIEKTPVQIGEVSSLGFPVLSGVTAGTHVVTAGMSKVTAEQVVKFQGGRE
- a CDS encoding prephenate dehydrogenase translates to MQAVIEKLNENLKLVYRQALDADKKLDELQQQGHGKFQALFAQDAGFDFAAKRFKPYVLDVAADVEALSQSEQLDEAKLKKAVFKLQQLIQLLATFK
- a CDS encoding flavin monoamine oxidase family protein; this translates as MAEHQSRARFFQQHPKARAHAALDHATNQQLKVTPGPVTLTKNKYQGKKAVIIGAGVSGLTAAYELLAQQSGMEVTVLEAQNRTGGRCLSLRTGDTLIEDVDSDLFDSKPGQPQVVRFDRPQGDAEPYLNAGPGRIPSSHKRLLSYLKQFSVDVEVYVMNSESNLVQMSDGFAGLPLVYRRLDHNTRGWLAQMVFENAEQLIKTTECGVTDRDVQSRAEQLKELMISFGELVPSGPNVGKYVVTAGEDGLENGRSRAGYTELPGVDAGTIAEPLSFDSLLASEFWDKTRFYQPVDFLWQATLFQPVGGMDQVQHAFAQHVAELGGTILLNSPVKHIDWDASRQQFAISIAKLGTEDLDVMYADYCFCNLAIPFLKEILSETLQDPNSQVGLNSDFKSALQAVYQSQFVDDHGGYKAKFLACTTKVGWQADRYLWQGSQVQEVHDDSADVDVLSVPDSEIGVVPIFGGISWTDNDITQIWYPSTAYHDQKGVLTGAYNFSEIAYEWGKLPVQARLDKAREGAKLFGQAFGNGLEHGLAIAWQNMPYIKGGWAQWHVVGDQAVHHFNMLAQGSAVKATDGSETQPNFFIVGDQLSSLPGWQEGAIAAALNALTRMECPQMAIPHLSCLPDTRLIVEGV
- a CDS encoding DUF3016 domain-containing protein, with amino-acid sequence MKLLHAIALLCLSPLAAQAGEANVTWRDFNDYRDVVPANESKAGYHKRVAAQLEKHLNKLMTEAPEGYQLNITFDDIDLAGDVRFNMHDIRIVKPIFFPRLKISYTLTDNSGAVVAQAQEKVLKDLSFMDRVRTGRDSEFYYDKRLLSTWYKEEIADKVKG
- the epmB gene encoding EF-P beta-lysylation protein EpmB is translated as MIQINEVNLHTNWQKELANVVTSADELLKLVGLEGHFSEQDLAAKRLFPLRVPRPFIAKMRYGDARDPLLLQVLPQHQEFLAKAGFHKDPLDEQQAALPGLLHKYRSRVLLMLKTGCAVNCRYCFRRHFPYQDNQLNKRSLQAVFDYLNTHPEINEVILSGGDPLMAKDDMLAWLLEHLDEIPHLTRLRIHTRLPVVIPARVTDNLCEALSSSRLKPVLVNHINHANEIDIHFTAAMQKLKRAGVMLLNQAVLLKGINDSLAAQQALSEALFDADILPYYLHLLDKVEGASHFDVAEQEAIALMHGLLDALPGFLVPKLVREIGGQPSKTPIDLGLSLA
- a CDS encoding efflux RND transporter permease subunit codes for the protein MNITRIALENNRTTWVLIFALLFFGIVAFNKMPKDYDPGFIIRTAQVVTYFPGASPQRVEELVTDKIEKVVQQIPELDFVKSTSKTGVSIVSVNIKESYKEMRPIWDNLRRKIETVESDLPSDAQKPIVNDEFGDVFGVVIGLTAEGYTYREMEEVAEQVRDELLRLPEAAKVEIFGAQEQRVFIEFENAKLASLGISPGQLKDQLAARNIVNPGGSIFIEDETLALEPSGNFESVEDIAGTIINIAGSEQVILLSDIARVYRDYVDPAKVKVRVADERGMTIAISMRQGGNNLLLGEQVIDAIHYLESVYPIGVDFELLSFLPREVEQKVDDFVSNLVQAVLVVTLVMLFSLGLRTGLIVASLIPMSMVFGILAMSFFDISIDQISLAALIIALGMLVDNGIVMSESIMVQMERGKSAVDAAVESADELKVPLLVSSLTTGAAFLPIFLAESATGEYTASLFKVVTITLLCSWLLAMTMIPMLCVLFTRVKSEAANYDAGVYLVYKNILMGLIKHRWLTLAGCVLMFFLALQGLQLVPKLFFPPSDRDYFKVELELPVGTRLSATEAMVKDMEAFLQRDLTVNESRDKGVTNWVTYVGNGGPRFLLTHTPEPTSSNYALMIVSTTSYRHIDELMAKIETYALQRHPDLLIKQRKIENGSPIDNPVEVRLTGSDIDVLTGLVNQLKAQMRNTPGLKAVSDDWGLPIKKLQIKINQTRARRAGVSSKDIASSLQTGLSGLELTQYREGDELIPVTLRSVAADRQDIGKLEAMVVYSQASGKSVPLKQVADIEVVWENAQILRRDRLKSVTVGAQLDGITADEGFSKLKPWLEEQQKTWPFGYSYELGGEAESSGKANQSIAEKMPIAIFIIVILLVGQFNSLRKSAIVLTTVPLGFIGVVAGLLVGQSFFGFMTLLGIISLAGIVINNAIVLLERIKYELEQGDDAVLAIIQAAQQRMRPILLTTATTVLGLVPLYLGGGEMWEPMALAIMGGLLFSTILTLGVVPVLYALLYRISVKS
- the efp gene encoding elongation factor P, with the translated sequence MANYSTNEFKGGLKIMIDGEPCSILENEVVKPGKGQAFNRVKIRKLISGKVLEKTFKSGESVEGADVMDTDLAYLYTDGEFWHFMNNETFEQIAADEKALGDSVKWLVENDVCTITLWNGSPIAVTPPNFVELEITETDPGLKGDTAGTGGKPATLSTGAVVRVPLFVQIGEVIKVDTRSGEYVSRVK